The proteins below are encoded in one region of Lactuca sativa cultivar Salinas chromosome 3, Lsat_Salinas_v11, whole genome shotgun sequence:
- the LOC111894763 gene encoding pentatricopeptide repeat-containing protein At5g14080 yields the protein MHMHMKHSTSELANRISRALITAADQSAAPRTWTPVLEQTLHGIGCRHSLNPTLVSRVIDPFLIHHHSLALGFFNWASQQPGFTHTSISYQSILKSLSISRQSTAVDTLMKQIKTLKIQLNSSVYRSIITSHIAAKKPLNAFSVFNDVRFLISDIGPDTCNSLLAALSSTGNLSYAHQVFDEMITRDIRFSTLGIGVFLWRFTKTAELDKTLSFLDNIQNQNSNVNGSILALLILHGLCLESRVHEAMYMLDILRKRDCKPDFMAYRIVAEALRETGNVVEVEKVLKMKRKLGVAPRTSDYKNFIFQLISERLISEAKDLGEMIINGNFPIEDDVLNTLIGSVSTNNPQAALMFFKSLVSDERFPTLLTLNNLCRNLCKHGNHNELVEIFKILSDNEYFVDIERYNVMILYFCKAGKVKEAYEILQEMKRKGLGPDISCYNHVMEGCCKEDMIRPAKRLWDEMFANGCEPNLKSYNILIQKLSEIGQVKEGHRVFGQMLERGVLPDETTYVVLIKGLCQKNEVETALKVFNKSFEHDAEIAKGILGKFVLYLCREGEFIVASKLVDDYTCAIEDLEYNMILLKRLVDAGEFSIAIGHVKRVVEKSPPLLHELRCELFSWLSSSSKQEPILELIQVIDLNVSNKIM from the exons ATGCACATGCATATGAAACATTCAACAAGCGAATTAGCGAACCGGATAAGCAGAGCACTGATCACCGCCGCCGATCAATCTGCAGCACCACGGACATGGACTCCGGTACTCGAACAAACCCTCCATGGAATCGGTTGCCGACACTCCCTCAACCCAACACTCGTTTCCCGAGTCATCGACCCTTTCCTCATCCACCACCATTCACTCGCACTCGGCTTCTTCAACTGGGCTTCTCAGCAACCAGGATTCACCCACACTTCCATTTCCTATCAATCCATCCTCAAATCCCTCTCCATCTCCCGCCAATCCACCGCTGTTGATACGCTCATGAAGCAAATCAAAACTCTCAAAATTCAACTCAATTCTTCCGTCTACCGCTCTATTATCACATCACATATCGCCGCAAAAAAACCTCTCAACGCGTTTTCCGTATTCAATGATGTTAGATTCTTGATTTCTGATATTGGTCCTGATACCTGTAATTCGCTACTTGCGGCTCTTTCTAGTACTGGGAATTTGAGTTATGCCCAccaagtgttcgatgaaatgaTCACAAGAGATATTCGTTTCTCTACACTTGGGATTGGTGTTTTTCTATGGAGATTTACCAAAACGGCTGAACTAGATAAAACTCTGAGCTTCCTGGATAACATCCAAAACCAAAATTCAAATGTAAACGGTTCGATTCTTGCACTTTTGATTCTTCACGGGTTGTGTTTAGAGAGTAGGGTGCATGAAGCTATGTATATGCTCGATATATTAAGAAAAAGAGACTGCAAACCTGATTTCATGGCATACAGAATCGTTGCAGAAGCCCTTAGAGAAACAGGGAATGTAGTCGAAGTGGAGAAAGTCTTGAAGATGAAGAGAAAGCTTGGGGTTGCACCAAGAACAAGCGATTACAAAAACTTCATATTTCAATTAATTTCCGAAAGACTAATTTCTGAAGCCAAAGATTTAGGTGAAATGATTATAAACGGAAATTTCCCAATTGAAGATGATGTTCTCAACACATTAATAGGATCAGTATCAACCAACAATCCTCAAGCTGCATTGATGTTCTTCAAATCCTTAGTTTCAGACGAAAGATTCCCCACTCTTCTTACACTCAACAATTTGTGTAGAAACTTATGTAAACATGGAAACCATAACGAATTAGTGGAAATTTTCAAGATTCTATCGGACAATGAGTATTTTGTAGATATTGAAAGATATAATGTGATGATTTTGTACTTTTGTAAAGCGGGAAAAGTGAAAGAAGCATATGAGATTCTTCAAGAGATGAAGAGAAAAGGGTTAGGTCCAGATATTTCATGTTATAATCATGTTATGGAAGGTTGTTGTAAGGAAGATATGATTCGCCCTGCTAAACGATTGTGGGATGAAATGTTTGCAAATGGATGTGAACCCAATTTGAAAAGTTACAATATTTTGATCCAGAAGTTGTCTGAAATCGGGCAGGTGAAAGAGGGTCATAGGGTTTTCGGGCAGATGTTGGAGAGAGGAGTGCTGCCCGATGAAACAACGTATGTTGTTCTGATTAAAGGGCTTTGTCAAAAAAATGAAGTTGAGACAGCTCTCAAAGTGTTTAACAAGTCTTTCGAACATGATGCAGAGATTGCGAAGGGTATATTAGGAAAGTTTGTCCTTTATCTTTGTAGAGAAG GTGAATTTATTGTTGCTTCAAAGTTGGTGGATGATTATACATGTGCTATAGAAGATTTGGAGTACAACATGATCTTGCTAAAACGTCTTGTGGATGCTGGAGAGTTTAGTATTGCTATTGGACATGTGAAGAGGGTTGTTGAGAAGTCGCCTCCATTGTTGCATGAGCTTCGTTGTGAGCTTTTTTCATGGCTTTCATCTTCATCAAAACAAGAGCCAATTTTAGAATTGATTCAAGTGATTGATTTGAATGTATCCAACAAAATTATGTAG